tagTTCACTCTCAAGTCTCGTAGTAAGAGTATCTGCAAGGTAAAGTTctcaactttttgttttttatctGCTCATTCGCCTGTTCTTGTCGTAATTTGAATCGATAGatcattcatttttttaaaaaatatgggCTTTGCGATCGTACAAGCGTAGAAAATGATCTCTTTCTTTGATCAGACCAACCAAAACTGTTCGTGTCGCATTGCGTTAGTTTTGTCCAAACACGTGTGAATTTTATAACTTAAAAGCTTGTTCTGCTGTGATCTTCTTTCAAATCGATAGATCTGAGCTTATAAAGTGTTTGCTTTAATGCAGATTCATTACccaattcattttatttatttagattaCGTGTTTACTTGCGTATTATTTGTTAAAAGTTTTACTCTTTTGTATGGTGAAGATGGTGAAGATATGCTGCATCGGCGCCGGCTACGTGGGCGGTCCAACCATGGCCGTGATGGCTCTCAAGTGCCCCGAGATCGAAGTATCCGTCGTCGACATCTCCGAGCCAAGGATCAACGCTTGGAACAGCGACAAGCTTCCCATCTACGAGCCAGGCCTGGACGACGTGGTCAAACAATGCAGAGGCAGAAACCTCTTCTTCAGCACAGACGTGGAGAGACACGTCttcgagagcgacatcgtcttcgTCTCGGTCAACACTCCTACAAAAACACAAGGCCTCGGCGCCGGCAAAGCTGCTGACCTCACTTACTGGGAGAGCGCTGCTCGTATGATCGCTGACGTCTCCAAGTCCAGCAAAATCGTCGTTGAGAAGTCCACAGTCCCTGTCAGAACAGCGGAGGCTATTGAGAAGATACTGACGCATAACAGCAAGGGGATAGAGTTTCAGATTCTGTCCAACCCTGAGTTTCTCGCTGAGGGGACTGCGGTTAAGGATCTCTATAACCCGGACCGTGTGCTAATCGGTGGGAGGGGTAATGCAGCTGGGGAAAAAGCTGTTCAAGCTTTGAGAGATGTGTATGCTCATTGGGTTCCAGTGGAACGCATCATCTGCACTAACCTCTGGTCAGCTGAGCTATCCAAGCTCGCGGCAAACGCGTTTTTAGCTCAGAGGATATCATCTATCAACGCAATGTCTGCTCTATGCGAAGCCACAGGAGCTGATGTGACACAAGTCGCTCATGCGGTTGGTACAGATACTAGAATCGGCCCCAAGTTCTTGAACGCGAGTGTTGGCTTCGGTGGATCTTGTTTCCAAAAGGACATCCTCAAtcttatttatatttgtgaGTGCAACGGCTTGCCAGAAGCAGCTAACTACTGGAAACAAGTCATCAAGGTGAACGACTATCAGAAAACCCGGTTCGCGAACCGGGTTGTTTCCTCGATGTTCAACACCGTATCAGGCAAGAAAGTAGCGATACTCGGTTTTGCGTTCAAGAAAGACACGGGGGACACTAGAGAGACGCCAGCCATCGATGTCTGCAACAGATTGGTCGCTGACAAGGCCAAACTGAGCATATACGACCCGCAGGCTCTTGAAGAACAGATCAGGAAAGATCTTTTTATGGCTAGGTTTGACTGGGACCATCCGGTTTCTCTTCAGCAGATCAAAGCTGAAGGTATGTTGGAGCAAGTGAGCGTCGTCTCGGATGCTTACGAGGCGACCAAAGACGCGCATGGGATTTGTGTTTTGACCGAGTGGGATGAGTTTAAGTCGTTGGACTTCGAGAGGATCTTTGAGAGTATGCGTAAGCCTGCTTTTGTGTTTGATGGTAGGAATGTTGTTGATGCAGTGAAGCTGCGTGAGATTGGGTTTATTGTTTACTCCATTGGTAAGCCGCTTGATTCATGGCTCAAGAACATGCCTTCTGTGGCATGAAGGAGACAACTTCTTGTTCCCATATAATATAGTATTGAGTTTCCTTCTGATTCCTAAACCTTGTTGTAACATCTGAATCTGGCCTAAGTTAGAAGAGTATATGatgaatacaaaattttatatttatatatagtaaaatctGCCCAAGTTGTTCATAGTAAAATCCTCCTAAAATGTAACAAATCTTATGCTTCCATGTTTATTCCACATCGGGTTTAATTGTTCACTGGAAACATATAGGGTGAAAAGTctgaatattacaaaataataaggACTGGAGAGAAAAAGGTTTAAGTTTGTGGTCCAGCTGATTTTCAGGGGTATTTTTGCGGGTCAACCCGAATTAGTGTTTTGGGCCGCTTATAGCATGAACCGTATCCACAAATCCTCGATCTTATCTTCTTTCGTGTTCTTCCCCAAATTTATCAACGTAATCCAAAatttctttttcgatttcttgaTTAATGTTTCAATTGAGTTGTAGATTCATCTAATTCATGTTTCCCTCTTTCTATtgataccaatttttttttatctttcccTTTCTCTAAACAAATCTAGGGCTAGGGTTATTGATCTCCTCAAAAGCTGTATAATTTCTAAATCCATCTTTTTATTTCGCTACTGACTcgaatttttataaatatcccCTTTAGTTTTGATGACAATTTAATGTTTTTCGTCCTCGATTGAGATCTAGGTTCTTATTTTCCGATCTATCCTAGGACTTGCCAGATCTGTAAATTAACAAAGGGGTTTTTCttgatttgtatatattttgtcGAGTCTTATCTATTCCATTCTTGATTTGGGGGTTAGGGTTAGGTCTTTTCTGATTTGGggattttcgatttttttcCAGCTTAAGCTTCTGAAACGGCTAAGAATCGTTATTTAATATTGTTTGAATCTTGTGGTGACGTTCTAGTTTGGTTCCATCCTTTGTGCAGTTGGCCTCTAACATTATCTGAGCTTGTCCCTATAGAGAGAGGTAAATAATTCTTCTTGTCTGAActcttattttaaaacattaatacTTTTGTcagttttttgttgttattgtaATGGTTCAATGTTTTCATTCATGCATATTTTAAGTAGCATGGCGGTATAGTTGTTGATACAGTTAGGTATCTAATCTTACATAAGGTTTGTTTAACGTCTCTTGCATGCAACTATGAGATGATTCTTTTCATTAAATTTATCTTACATCCAAATGTAGATTGGAAAGATGGGATTTAAACGCCCTTTTGATGATGAGAAGTTTCATGAGCTCCCATTCAAACATTCTAGACAGCAAGGCTTTAGCGATAAGTCCATGCAGTTT
The nucleotide sequence above comes from Brassica napus cultivar Da-Ae chromosome A9, Da-Ae, whole genome shotgun sequence. Encoded proteins:
- the LOC106347124 gene encoding UDP-glucose 6-dehydrogenase 1, with protein sequence MVKICCIGAGYVGGPTMAVMALKCPEIEVSVVDISEPRINAWNSDKLPIYEPGLDDVVKQCRGRNLFFSTDVERHVFESDIVFVSVNTPTKTQGLGAGKAADLTYWESAARMIADVSKSSKIVVEKSTVPVRTAEAIEKILTHNSKGIEFQILSNPEFLAEGTAVKDLYNPDRVLIGGRGNAAGEKAVQALRDVYAHWVPVERIICTNLWSAELSKLAANAFLAQRISSINAMSALCEATGADVTQVAHAVGTDTRIGPKFLNASVGFGGSCFQKDILNLIYICECNGLPEAANYWKQVIKVNDYQKTRFANRVVSSMFNTVSGKKVAILGFAFKKDTGDTRETPAIDVCNRLVADKAKLSIYDPQALEEQIRKDLFMARFDWDHPVSLQQIKAEGMLEQVSVVSDAYEATKDAHGICVLTEWDEFKSLDFERIFESMRKPAFVFDGRNVVDAVKLREIGFIVYSIGKPLDSWLKNMPSVA